In Candidatus Thermoplasmatota archaeon, the following are encoded in one genomic region:
- a CDS encoding ribbon-helix-helix domain-containing protein: MTKHTSVSLPKGMHDAIKRIIGENPEMGYTSVAEFCKDILRDKIAEAMKNK; encoded by the coding sequence ATGACAAAACATACTTCAGTATCATTACCAAAGGGGATGCATGATGCAATAAAAAGAATAATTGGAGAAAATCCTGAGATGGGATATACAAGTGTGGCTGAATTTTGCAAGGATATACTTAGGGATAAAATAGCAGAAGCGATGAAAAATAAATGA
- a CDS encoding SDR family NAD(P)-dependent oxidoreductase, with protein sequence MHVLVTGGSGFIGQYLVKELVEHGYKVKILTRQSPPKINEASIVHGDITKPETLIPALEGVDAVFHNAAYAMDWGKKSEIYRINVEGTLNIAEACRKKGVDRIVFTSSAGVYGFPNSREKITEGSSKKPLNAYQKSKVDAEISLKKYKNLHVSIIRPPLVLGAGAKAAEIILSRLEQKKMVYIGTENNQISIVHPMDVAQCLRLALEKDEEGNTYNVVSFVCTVKELFEEISAQLGTDPPRGRMPFFLAYAAALFAELFAQTEPSLTRFRIKSLGTTRIISCERARRMLGYTPKFDLQSTVEDMVSGHKMHNQI encoded by the coding sequence ATGCATGTACTTGTTACTGGTGGGAGCGGGTTCATCGGGCAGTATCTGGTGAAGGAACTGGTTGAGCATGGATATAAGGTTAAAATATTGACACGGCAATCACCACCGAAAATCAATGAGGCAAGCATAGTTCACGGTGATATAACAAAACCAGAAACTCTTATTCCTGCTCTTGAGGGCGTGGATGCCGTATTTCATAATGCAGCTTACGCAATGGACTGGGGTAAAAAAAGTGAAATTTACCGGATAAACGTTGAAGGAACTTTGAACATTGCTGAGGCATGCAGAAAAAAAGGAGTGGACAGGATTGTTTTTACAAGCTCTGCCGGGGTGTACGGATTTCCAAACAGCAGAGAGAAAATAACCGAAGGCAGTTCAAAAAAGCCATTGAATGCATACCAGAAGTCAAAGGTTGATGCGGAAATATCACTAAAAAAATATAAAAATCTGCATGTCTCAATCATTAGGCCTCCTTTGGTTTTGGGTGCAGGAGCAAAAGCAGCAGAAATTATTCTCTCAAGGCTGGAACAGAAAAAGATGGTATATATAGGAACTGAAAATAATCAAATTTCCATAGTTCACCCGATGGATGTTGCCCAGTGTTTACGATTGGCACTCGAGAAGGATGAAGAAGGCAATACCTATAACGTTGTTAGTTTTGTCTGCACTGTGAAAGAGTTATTCGAGGAAATTTCTGCCCAACTGGGTACAGACCCGCCGCGTGGGCGCATGCCCTTTTTCCTTGCTTATGCTGCCGCATTATTTGCAGAGCTATTTGCCCAAACGGAACCATCGCTCACCAGATTCAGGATAAAATCGCTTGGGACAACAAGAATAATAAGTTGTGAGAGGGCCAGAAGGATGCTGGGGTATACACCAAAATTTGATTTACAATCGACTGTGGAGGATATGGTATCAGGGCATAAGATGCATAATCAAATTTAA